The genomic window TTCAAATGCAAAAATAAAGAATATTCAATTATCGTTTCAACGATGCATTGAGTTTTTTGAACTAACTGATTCTATCGAATTTAAAATTGAAGGCAAAATAGAAAAAGGGTATAAGGATATCAAAAATGAGTTCAAAAACTTAAAAATTTATATTAGTCCAAGGGTAGAAATTGCTATAAGAAGATACATTAGTTTAGCTAGTCAACATATGTCTGACGTTAATAAGCCTTTAGATTACTGTGTTGCACAAAAACTCTTACCTTTAATAAACCTGCAAGGTTCGGAAAATAAGTTAAAGTTAGAATCTTTAAAAGATCAATTAAAAAATAATAAGTGTGATATTTCAACTAGGATTTTAGAAGATATAATTAACATAGGGTCAGAAAAAGGAATTTATGAAGAAAATTATAATTATTTTTTGACGTTATCGAATGTTTAAGCTCTTTCATATAGACCAAAGCAATATAGCACAAGAAGTTTATCCCGAAAATGGGATATATATTGTTTATGAATTATTTGAATACAAATTTCAATTTTTAGGGGAGGTAAAGCAAAAAACCGTTTTCATAGAAGATGAGATATTTGACACTGAAAACAACTTATTAGTGTTTACCGATGATAGTATTTCTACGAAAGAAAAAAAAGAATTTTTGAAGATTACTTTGGGTATTTGAAAATCAATATTAGCGCTAAAGAATTTAATTTTGAAGTTAGAATTCAAAAATTAAAAGTACCAGAGTTGGAAGCAATACTCTTGTATTTGTGGAATCAAGATCCCATTATTTTTGATAATTTTTTCTCAAAGAGCACGCTGAAATCTAGGCTTGATAAAGAAAATCAAAATCTTGATTATAGTTCAAAATTTGTAAATATTTTTGATGAATATTACAACTTTTTTAAGAGTATTTTCTTTAGTTTTAAATCACTACCTCATAATGTTTTAAGGATAGAAAGTAAAATTGTAGATTATGAATTAGCAGAAGTTTCAAACAGTTCTATCGATTGGTTGATAAATAATCTTGATGAATTAAATATTGATTACCTTTATAAAAATGCCATCAACTCAATTCAGATAAATAATAATTATGGTGTAATAGAAAAAATTCGCACAGAAGAAAAAGTAAATGACTATAATGTCTATGAAAACCAAATAATTCTTGGGTCTTTTGATTATGTAAAGTTAGAAATAGGGAAAATTAAAAACAGAATTAAAAACTATCTACCCACTAAACAATATTATGATAAAGAGTTTTACAGCATAAATGAGTTCAAAGTTATTCCTTTTTTGAAGGTTAAGGATGATTTGGAAAAAGTGGAGAGTAAAATTCAATCTTTAAAGAAAAAGTATGAATCTGCTTTTACCAAAGCCAGTTCAAAAAATGCACTTCCAAGGTTAACACCTGTCTTTTCAAACAAAAGACATTATGCAGAGGCGTACAATAAGATCAAATTAATTAGAGACGTCAACATTAACCTTGAAGGTGAACTAAATCTATTAAATGTTAAAAAATTAAGTACATTATATGAGCGTTTTAATCTTTTTGTAATAATCAACTCATTAAAAGCACAGAATCCTATTAGTTTTAAGAAAGAAAATCCAAAATTAGAGGATAATACTTTTCAAGAATTTTATTTTCAATTTACGAATTTCAAAGTATCCTTGTTCTATGACTTTTTTATTGGTAATAAAAGTAATTTGACAGGATTACAAAGAATATCTTCAGGATATTACAAACCTGATTATATATTGAAAATTGAAAGAGACAGTGGAACGAAGTTTTACATTTTGGACTCCAAATATTCTACCGAAAAAAGAATTAAGACTACTCATCTACTGAAATGTATAAAAGACTATATTTTAGATATTGGCTTGACAGATTTTCCGTTATTAAAAGCGGAAGAATTAATTTTAGTTTATCCTGGTCAAAATGAAGAAGTTATTTTTGGCAGTGATTTATTTAAACCAAAAATTAGCATTATCCCATCAAAAGTTAATAAAAATAATTTAAATGAATTTATAGATAGAATTATAAAGCTTGGCTGATGTCTTAGGCCTGAAGAGATAAGCTCGACCCATCTACTAATTTGATATATTTCTGCTTTTCTCTTTTCGAAATGTTTGTATTTGAAAGCAAAGCCGTTGAAAATGCCTATACTACTAAGTCTATTATTGAGGTTTTAGACAGCCTATAGGCCTGAGTTCGATTATTAATATTAAGAATATTAGCTTTTGCGGTATAAAACACCCCGGTCTTCGACCACCCCTCTGAAAGAGGGGAATGTTGTGTGTAATTCCCCTCTTTCAGAGGGGTGCCCAACGGGTGGGGTGTCTTAAAAAGCCGCGGCAGTATTTTAATCCACAAATAATAATCGAACGGAGTTTATAGCTTCGCTAAAAACTAAAATTGGCTCGAAAATCATATCGAGCCAATTTATATTTTATTGCCGGTATGCTAAGCCAGAGGTTGGAGAGCTTGCTCCGATTTTCGGAGGGCTTCTACTTCATCCCCAACACATCTACACCTTGTTCAAAAATTACATCTACCGGAATGCCTTTTTGAGCCAATTTATCTAAATCAGCTTGTAGTTCTGGTTTGATAATTCCTCTTTCTTTTTGTGCTTTTTCTACTGCAACTTTATCGCCATTGCCTTGCAGTGCAAATGCTACAGCACTTAGCTCGTTCATGGCTGTGGCAAATTTATCGTAGTTTACTTTATAGGTTCCGGCTGCAGTACGTTCAAAAGCGCCTTTTTCTTGAAAGAAGTTAAAGCACTGCATATTCGCTTTTCCGTGTGCGCTAGAGGCTCCAAAACGTACCGAACGCAAAATTCCAGCCATGTAAGTAGTATAGAAATCTTTAATGTCTCCTTCTAATTCGCCTTTTTTAAGCAAACCAGTTACCATGTACAAGCCTAAAACATCGGCTTTGCCTTCTTCTAACCAAGAATATTGCTCTTGCAAAGCGGTACGCACCATTCCTTTGCCAGCAACCGTATTCTTAATGCCTAAACCATGAGCCACTTCATGGAACATTACGTTGACAAAAAAAGCATCAAACTTGATATGCTTTTGTTGTCCTGCATCGATCAATACTTTAGAAATTGGAACTAAGATTTTATCGAATTTCGCTTTCATTGCATTTTTCAACTGTGAACGGCGAGTCCCTTTTTCCTGTTGAATTTTTTCATCGTTTGGTAAGTTTACCGCAATGGTTTTAGAACCCGCATTGCAATCGCCTGCGTAGTACACTACATCATAAGCGTTCAATTCAGAATCGGTTCCTGGTACTTCCTTCTTATATTTAGCTTCTACTGGCAAGCCTTTTTGCAGTTCTGGAAGCATTGAAACATATTTTGCCAAACGTTTGCTCCACTCTTTGTCTTTAACAAGTACATAGCTTTCAAAAGAGGCTCTGGCGTTAAAAAGCTTGTCTTCATAATTCTCAATTGGACCAATAATGATGTCCAAGCCGTTCGATTTCATGTCTAACCAAGCATAATCGCTAGCGGTATAGTTGTCGGTTACCAAGGCATCCGCCCTAAGGTTCAAGTATTTCTTTAGTCCGGCATCATCAGCCAATAAAGCGGCCTGTTTTAGTAAACTGCTTGCCTTTTGTAACTCGGTAGCAAAGTAGATATGGTAAGGCACCGAGGTTAACTTGCCTGCATCTCTAATAATTACCGAGTAAAGCCCTTGTTTATCTTTCACGTCAGATTTTTCCAGCTCTTCCTTGGTCATATCCAAAGGATAAAAAGTAACGCCGAGTGGTTTTTCGCCAATGCCAGCAACAAAAGGTTTATCGCCGTTTAACCTATCCCAAGGGCCGTAATTAATTTTTACAAATTCCCTTGTTTTTTCATCCTTAATAGCTGCCAGTAAGCTGTCGCGTTGCGGATAAGCTTGCTTCCAAAACAGTTCGTCCATAATTTGCGCAGCTTCAATTAGTAAAGGTAAAACCTTGCGCTCATTTGGTGTCAATAAATTCAAATCGGTGCTCAATCTCACCTTTTCGTATATTGGAAGTCGTTGTGCTACATATTCTGTTAAAGAGTCTACATCTTTTTTTGCCGAACTTTCTTGTGTAGAATTTGTGCCTGTACATGCTGTAAAAGCTGTAGCTATTACAGCGCCCAACAGTATTGGTTTCACGATTTTGATATTTATTTTGCGCATATTCGATTGTTTTTTCGGGGTTTTGCGTTAATGTGCTAAATTAGTAAAAAATAAAAAGTTCAAATTTAACCACAAAGCCGCAAAGTACACAAAGAGTTGTAAGTTTTAGTCACGAATTGGCAAATAACTTCTTCCACTATGATAATTTTTCAAATCCTATTAATAATCCACATCAATGAAATCGAACAAATTTACAATCGTCTTTTTATCATCGGCATTGTTATTCCTTATTGCTTGTAGCACTTACAAATACAAGGCTACCGATAAAGTGTATAAAAACAATGCAAAATCATTTTCGAAGATTATTGCTGCCACCCCACCCGAAAACCAGCAAATGAACTCGCTTTTTAACGAACAGTACTTTGTTGGCACCACCAATATGGGCATTAGGAAACCAAACTTTGTGATGATACACCACACTGCGCAAGATTCGTTAGGACAAACTTTAAGAACTTTCACGCTCCCTCGTACCGGAACCAGCTCACATTATGTGGTAAGCAGAGATGGCAAAGTGGTGCAAATGGTAAACGATTATTTGCGGGCCCAACACGCTGGTGCTGGTAAATGGGGCCAAGTTACCGATATGAATTCTTGCTCAATAGGTATAGAAATGGATAATAACGGCACTACAGATCCTTGGACTGATGCTCAAATTAACAGCTTGTGTGCTTTGTTGAAAACCTTAAAGAAAAAATACAGCATTCCTGCTGCTAATTTTATTGGCCATGCAGATTATGCGCCAGGCCGTAAAAACGACCCTAAAAACTTCCCTTGGAAAACTTTAGCGCAACAAGGCTATGGTTTATGGTATGATGATGTTTTAGATAGCGTTCCAGAAAATTTTGACCCTATGGTTGGCTTAAAAGTAATTGGGTATAATTTACAACGGCCAAATTATGCCATAGAAGCTTTTAAAATTCACTATGTACAATCTGATATCAGCCCGATTTTAACAGAATTTGATAAACAGGTTATTTATAATTTGTATAGGAAGAATTTGTAGTTTAAATTGGGCCTATCGATGCTCTAAAAGCTTCGCTAGGCTTACCTAATCAAAGCTTCATAGTCATTCCTAATCCGTATGCCTTATTTTGATAAATGGGATAAGCAGCAAAGTTTGACTTAGATTTTTTATTAAAGAGTTTTTTCACATGTGGTAGCATGTAGTAAGCCAATTCGGTACTTAGTATGCCTATGCCTGCACCAGCAACCACATCTCCAAGCCAGTGTTTATTGTTTACTGTGCGATATAATGCGGTGTAAACGGCAAACGGATAGCCAAGTAAGCTTAAAACAACATCTTTACCTTGATATTCTCTAAACATCAGCTGTGCTGATACAAAAGCCGTGCTTGTATGGCCTGAAGGAAAGGAATGGTGATTCGAGCCATCTGGACGTTCTACATTTGTGAGCTGTTTTATTGGACGGACAATTGCCGTAGAGAGTAGGAAAGAAATAACATTCACTGCCGCAACATCCCCTATGTCATGATTTCCTTTTACTCCTGCAAGATTAAGTCCATAAACGAAGGCCATTGGTGCAAATTGAGTGTAGTCGTCTAAACCATTACCCTTCATCTTCATGTCCTTTACTTTGTTTTGCCAAGAAGTGTTCAGTTTCTGAAGGTGTGGATTTTCTAAGCTAGCTACGCCGTAGGTTATGAGCAAAACTGGCGCTACCATTTTTTTAAGGGGAGTTCTTGAATTTAGGAATCGCTGTATTCATCGAAATTAACAACATATACTAGTTTAGTTGTGTCAAAATTTTGAGGAGTTTTAGCGTAAGTAAATGCAGAAGAAACTGCAAAGAAGAACATTAAAATTAAATTTTTCATAAATAGGTTGTTTAAGTCAAAAATAATTGTTTTGACAAAACATAGATAAAAAACCCCACAACCCTGAGCTATAAAATGCTGTTAGCTAATTGATTGCTGGATTAACATCGGTCTACTATATAAAAAAAAGCCTTAATTTATGTCCAATTCAGATTTATATCGTTTTTTAAGGCTTGTTATTGGATGTGATTTGCCATGGAAACTACTAAAGTTCACTACAGCCAACGAAATGTAACACAAACATTGACTTCTTTGATAACAGGTTATTTATAATTTGTATAGGAAAAATCTTTAAAAAAATCCCCGAAACATTTCTATTTCGGGGATTTTTGTATGTTAAGAGAACTACCTATCGATAGAACCCATTACTTTAGCAGAAAAAGCGTTTAATGCTTCACGAGGCTCTAAACCTCCATTTACGCTTTCGTGTACTTCTAGTGCACCGCAAATGTTGGTAATCATTTCTCCGGCTACATCAACCTCTGCCTCACTTACTCCTCTAAATTCGCAAAAAGCCTCTAACACTTCCAAGGTTGCATTTAACTGCTCAGGTGTTGCGTTTTCGAAAAACTGCCTAATTACAGGAACTTTCATAACTACTTGATTTTAGTAAATAAATCGGTTAGCACTTCTGCTTTGTTAGTTTGAGCCTGATCAACCAGAGCACCGTTTTCAAAAGCAGCGAAAGTGGGTAAGTTATCTACTTTTGCAAACTGTCTAGAACCCGGAAACTTCTCAGCATCAACAATTAAAAATGCTACATCTTCATTTTCTGCTGCTAATTTTTTAAACTTTGGTTTCATGATACGGCAGTTGCCACACCACGAAGCTGCATATTGCACCATCACTTTCTTATTGTCTGAAAGGTATTGGCCTAAATTATCTTCTGTTAATTCTAAAAACATGATTTTAAAAGATTTTTAACCACAAAGGCACTAAAACACAAAGGTTTTCTTTATACTTCGTGTTCTTTGTGCCTTTGTGGTTTTTCTGTTCTAATTAATTAGCACTTAAGTACTCAGCAACGCCAGTTCTAGTTGCGTTCATTGCCGATTTACCTTCTTCCCAGTTAGCTGGGCAAACTTCGCCATGTTTTTGTACGTGAGCGTAAGCATCAATTAAACGTAAATATTCTTTCACGTTTCTGCCCAGAGGCATATCATTTACACTTTCGTGGAATACCTTGCCAGTCTCATCAATTAAATAAGTAGCACGGTACGATACGTTTGAACCAGAGAAAACTTCTTCGCCTTCTTCGGTATAATCTACTTCTTGATCTAAGATACCTAAAGTACCTGCCAATTGTCTGTGTGTATCAGCAATTAAAGGGTAGGTTACACCTTCAATACCGCCGTTATCCTTAGCTGTGTTTAACCAAGCAAAGTGAACTTCGTTGGTATCGCAAGATGCGCCAATTACTACCGTATTTCTTTCTTTGAAATCTGCTAAAGCTGCTTGGAAAGCGTGTAATTCGGTAGGGCAAACAAAAGTGAAATCTTTTGGATACCAGAATAATAATACTTTAGAGTTATTTTTTACTGCTTCTTCAAATACGTTGATTTTCAAATCGTCGCCCATTTCAGACATGGCATCAACTGTAATACTAGGGAATTTTTTACCTACGAAACTCATAATTATTTTTGTTTTTAAATTTTTCTTGCCGCAAAGATAGGGTAAAACAAAGGCTAAGACAATCCAAAACCGATACTAAATTTTGATATCCTTATAGACAAAAACTATTTTTTTAAGTGAAATATTAAATTTTAACTATAGCAAAAAGCCCCGATTTTTATCGGGGCTGCTATTCTTTTTGCTAATCGCAAACTGCTAACTTAATATTGTTAACTGCCAACTGTACTAATCTTCAATTCTTTCAATTGCTTATTATCAATTGTGCTTGGGCTATCAATCATTACATCTCTGCCCGAGTTGTTTTTAGGGAAAGCAATTACATCTCTAATGGTATCTAAACCCGCAAAAAGAGATACCAAACGGTCGAAACCGAAGGCTAAACCACCGTGTGGCGGAGCGCCATATTCGAAAGCATCTAACAAGAAGCCAAATTGTTTTTTCGCTTCTTCATCAGAAAAACCTAAATGCTTAAACATTAAAGCCTGTGTTTCCTTATCGTGTATACGGATAGAACCACCGCCAATTTCAGTACCGTTCAATACCATATCGTAAGCATTTGCTCGTACCTCGCCTGGTTTGGTATCTAACAGAGCGATATCTTCTGGCTTTGGCGAAGTAAAAGGGTGGTGCATGGCGTGATAGCGTTCACTTTCCTCATCCCATTCTAACAGTGGGAAATCTAACACCCAAAGTGCCGAAAACTTATCTTTATCGCGTAAGCCTAAACGAGAACCCATTTCTAAACGCAGCTCGTTCATTTGTTTTTGTACTTTTTCTTTTACCGCACCAGCTAAAACCAATACTAAATCGCCTGGCTCGGTTTGTAACGCTGCCGACCATTTTTTCAGTTCATCCTCGTTGTAAAACTTATCTACCGACGATTTTAATGAACCATCTTCGTTGTGGCGCATGTAAATCAAACCAGTAGCACCAATTTGAGGTTTCTTCACAAAATCTGTTAATTCATCTAACTGCTTACGAGTGTAATGTGCACAACCTTTAGCGTTAATGCCCACTACCAATTCTGCGTTATCGAAAACTGCAAAATCTTTGCCTTTAACGATAGCGTTAAGCTCTACAAAAAGCATTTCGAAACGCGTATCTGGCTTGTCAGAACCATATAAACGCATGGCATCGCTGTATTGCATACGAGGTACTTCTGGCAAATCAATGCCTTTAATTTCTTTGAACAAAGTTCTAATCAAACCCTCGAAAGTGTTCAAAATATCTTCTTGCTCTACAAACGACATTTCGCAGTCTATTTGTGTAAACTCTGGCTGTCTATCCGCACGTAAATCTTCATCCCTAAAGCATTTCACAATTTGGAAATACCTATCGAAACCAGAAACCATTAGCAATTGCTTAAAAGTTTGTGGCGATTGTGGCAATGCGTAAAACTCGCCAGCATTCATCCGGCTAGGTACCACAAAATCACGAGCACCTTCTGGCGTAGATTTAATTAAAACAGGTGTTTCTACCTCAATAAAATCTAATCCATCTAAATACCTACGTACCGATTGTGCCATTCTGTGACGCAAAACCATGTTGTTACGCACGGGGTTTCTACGTAAATCCAAGTAACGATATTTCATGCGTAAATCGTCGCCACCATCAGTTTCATCAGCAATTAAGAACGGAGGCAATTTCGCTGCGTTCAAAATCTCTAGTGAAGTAACCTTTATTTCGATATCTCCAGTTGGGATTTCTTTATTTTTATTGGTACGCTCAACTACAGTTCCGCTCACTTTAATCACAAATTCTCTACCAAGTTCACGGGCTTGCTGGCATAAATTGGCATTATCGTTCATGTTAAATACCAATTGGGTAATGCCATAACGATCGCGGATGTCGATAAAAGTCATTCCGCCCAAATCTCTAGAGTTCTGCATCCAGCCGCACAAAGTAACGTTTTCGCCCAAGTTTTCGAGGTTTAACGCACCGCAAGTAGTTGTTCTTAACATATTTATTTCAAATGTATAAGCCGCAAAAGTACGAATTGATTTATGATTTACGATTTACGATTTTAGATTTAGCCTTTAAAGGAGTTAAATAATCCTTTTTTGAAGAGCAATACCTGTTTTTCAATCAACGTTAGTCCGGCTTTACACTGCAACTCCTCTCCCGAGGCAAGCTCGGGATGCGGGGTTTCCGTTTCAATCCGGTCTAGTTAACATCGCCTTTTGCCAATATTTCTAGGTCAGCTCTAAGTCGGTCTAAAACCTGCTTTGTAGCAATTACAAAAATTACATTTAAACATTCTAGCTATATTTGCCAACCCTTAAAACAATTCGGATCTTGCTTGTCAATCCAATTTTTGGGGAACCAGACATTAATTATTCATACGAAATCAAACAATTTATGAAGAGAATTATCGCTGTTCTAATCTTAGCTATTTTTGCATTACCATCAGTTGCACAGCACAAAAAAGTAAATTTCACTAAAGAATTTATCAAACAAAACAGGGGTAAATTCCATATCGAAGTAAACGAGTTAAAGGAACTACTCATCACTATGCTGGCCATTACCAATTCTGGTCTCGAAAACGATGACATGTTTGAGCAGAAAGGGGAGTGCATTATCAAAACATCTTAAAGCAATTTAAACCATTTAAAACCGAGCCCATTATCCTTAAAATGGATTCGCTGATGAAAGTGACGCCGCTTAACTATATTTTCTTTACGGGTAACTCGCAAACCTATCAATTCGATGCTGATACTTTAAAACCAAGTGAGGTATATTTGTTTACCGCCAATGCAGCGGCCAACGTAAAAATCGATAAAAATCCAATTTCTACCTATAAAAAAGAAATTGAGGCTTTTGCCAAAAAATCGGGCTTCAGGAAGTTTTACCAAAGCCAACAGCCGCTATACCGACAAATTTATGATGACTATAAGCGTAAGGTAAACCTCGAAAAGCAATGGAAATGGCTGGAGAAAAATTTCGAAGCGAAAAATGATTGTTATGTAATCTACACCTCCCCGCTAATTAACGGGCTAAACTACACCA from Pedobacter sp. SL55 includes these protein-coding regions:
- a CDS encoding dipeptidyl-peptidase 3 family protein gives rise to the protein MKPILLGAVIATAFTACTGTNSTQESSAKKDVDSLTEYVAQRLPIYEKVRLSTDLNLLTPNERKVLPLLIEAAQIMDELFWKQAYPQRDSLLAAIKDEKTREFVKINYGPWDRLNGDKPFVAGIGEKPLGVTFYPLDMTKEELEKSDVKDKQGLYSVIIRDAGKLTSVPYHIYFATELQKASSLLKQAALLADDAGLKKYLNLRADALVTDNYTASDYAWLDMKSNGLDIIIGPIENYEDKLFNARASFESYVLVKDKEWSKRLAKYVSMLPELQKGLPVEAKYKKEVPGTDSELNAYDVVYYAGDCNAGSKTIAVNLPNDEKIQQEKGTRRSQLKNAMKAKFDKILVPISKVLIDAGQQKHIKFDAFFVNVMFHEVAHGLGIKNTVAGKGMVRTALQEQYSWLEEGKADVLGLYMVTGLLKKGELEGDIKDFYTTYMAGILRSVRFGASSAHGKANMQCFNFFQEKGAFERTAAGTYKVNYDKFATAMNELSAVAFALQGNGDKVAVEKAQKERGIIKPELQADLDKLAQKGIPVDVIFEQGVDVLGMK
- a CDS encoding N-acetylmuramoyl-L-alanine amidase, with product MKSNKFTIVFLSSALLFLIACSTYKYKATDKVYKNNAKSFSKIIAATPPENQQMNSLFNEQYFVGTTNMGIRKPNFVMIHHTAQDSLGQTLRTFTLPRTGTSSHYVVSRDGKVVQMVNDYLRAQHAGAGKWGQVTDMNSCSIGIEMDNNGTTDPWTDAQINSLCALLKTLKKKYSIPAANFIGHADYAPGRKNDPKNFPWKTLAQQGYGLWYDDVLDSVPENFDPMVGLKVIGYNLQRPNYAIEAFKIHYVQSDISPILTEFDKQVIYNLYRKNL
- a CDS encoding phosphatase PAP2 family protein yields the protein MVAPVLLITYGVASLENPHLQKLNTSWQNKVKDMKMKGNGLDDYTQFAPMAFVYGLNLAGVKGNHDIGDVAAVNVISFLLSTAIVRPIKQLTNVERPDGSNHHSFPSGHTSTAFVSAQLMFREYQGKDVVLSLLGYPFAVYTALYRTVNNKHWLGDVVAGAGIGILSTELAYYMLPHVKKLFNKKSKSNFAAYPIYQNKAYGLGMTMKL
- a CDS encoding DUF6952 family protein, which gives rise to MKVPVIRQFFENATPEQLNATLEVLEAFCEFRGVSEAEVDVAGEMITNICGALEVHESVNGGLEPREALNAFSAKVMGSIDR
- a CDS encoding thioredoxin family protein, whose amino-acid sequence is MFLELTEDNLGQYLSDNKKVMVQYAASWCGNCRIMKPKFKKLAAENEDVAFLIVDAEKFPGSRQFAKVDNLPTFAAFENGALVDQAQTNKAEVLTDLFTKIK
- a CDS encoding peroxiredoxin, which encodes MSFVGKKFPSITVDAMSEMGDDLKINVFEEAVKNNSKVLLFWYPKDFTFVCPTELHAFQAALADFKERNTVVIGASCDTNEVHFAWLNTAKDNGGIEGVTYPLIADTHRQLAGTLGILDQEVDYTEEGEEVFSGSNVSYRATYLIDETGKVFHESVNDMPLGRNVKEYLRLIDAYAHVQKHGEVCPANWEEGKSAMNATRTGVAEYLSAN
- the aspS gene encoding aspartate--tRNA ligase; translated protein: MLRTTTCGALNLENLGENVTLCGWMQNSRDLGGMTFIDIRDRYGITQLVFNMNDNANLCQQARELGREFVIKVSGTVVERTNKNKEIPTGDIEIKVTSLEILNAAKLPPFLIADETDGGDDLRMKYRYLDLRRNPVRNNMVLRHRMAQSVRRYLDGLDFIEVETPVLIKSTPEGARDFVVPSRMNAGEFYALPQSPQTFKQLLMVSGFDRYFQIVKCFRDEDLRADRQPEFTQIDCEMSFVEQEDILNTFEGLIRTLFKEIKGIDLPEVPRMQYSDAMRLYGSDKPDTRFEMLFVELNAIVKGKDFAVFDNAELVVGINAKGCAHYTRKQLDELTDFVKKPQIGATGLIYMRHNEDGSLKSSVDKFYNEDELKKWSAALQTEPGDLVLVLAGAVKEKVQKQMNELRLEMGSRLGLRDKDKFSALWVLDFPLLEWDEESERYHAMHHPFTSPKPEDIALLDTKPGEVRANAYDMVLNGTEIGGGSIRIHDKETQALMFKHLGFSDEEAKKQFGFLLDAFEYGAPPHGGLAFGFDRLVSLFAGLDTIRDVIAFPKNNSGRDVMIDSPSTIDNKQLKELKISTVGS